A single region of the Pyxidicoccus trucidator genome encodes:
- a CDS encoding NUDIX hydrolase has translation MSHTYEYPRPALTVDCVVFGQDDEDLKVLLIQRGVEPYAGRWALPGGFVRMDEALDVAARRELEEEAGIRPVHMEQLYTFGEPGRDPRGRVITVAYFALVKLSDHKLHAATDAREAAWFSVWDTPKLAFDHADILATALQRLKGKVRYQPIGFELLPPKFTLTQLQRLYEIILERPLDKRNFRKKILAMDLLEELDEVEQDVSHRAARLYRFDHKKYKQLEKAGFNFEL, from the coding sequence GTGAGCCACACCTACGAGTACCCAAGGCCGGCGTTGACGGTGGACTGCGTCGTCTTCGGCCAGGATGACGAAGATTTGAAGGTGCTGCTCATCCAGCGGGGCGTGGAGCCCTATGCGGGGCGCTGGGCGCTGCCTGGAGGCTTCGTGCGGATGGACGAGGCCCTGGACGTCGCCGCCCGCCGCGAGCTGGAGGAAGAGGCCGGCATCCGCCCCGTGCACATGGAGCAGCTCTACACCTTCGGCGAGCCGGGAAGAGACCCGCGCGGGCGCGTCATCACCGTGGCGTACTTCGCGCTGGTGAAGCTCAGCGACCACAAGCTGCACGCGGCCACGGATGCGCGCGAGGCGGCGTGGTTCTCCGTCTGGGACACGCCGAAGCTGGCGTTCGACCACGCGGACATCCTCGCCACCGCGCTGCAGCGGCTCAAGGGCAAGGTCCGCTACCAGCCCATCGGCTTCGAGCTGCTGCCGCCCAAGTTCACCCTCACGCAGCTCCAGCGGCTGTACGAAATCATCCTGGAGCGGCCGCTCGACAAGCGGAACTTCCGCAAGAAGATTCTGGCCATGGACCTGCTGGAGGAGCTGGACGAGGTGGAGCAGGACGTCTCCCACCGCGCTGCGCGCCTCTATCGGTTCGACCACAAGAAGTACAAGCAGCTGGAGAAGGCTGGCTTCAACTTCGAGCTTTGA
- a CDS encoding protein phosphatase 2C domain-containing protein, translating to MSALPFDIAAASVQGREHARAGRNNQDALCLRVSEHGLVAVVADGCGSQPCSELGAQLGVRRLVQAAQQRLAEGERVDEGNFLPGLREDVLCLLGELRGELGRDAVGDFLFTLVGAVVTPSKTLIFSAGDGVWALNGEVHPLGPFPGNAPPYLAYAILGGADVPLTAQALVPTEDVHALMLGTDGVADLARLASARVPEKDEPVGPLSQLWTDDRYFTNPDALRRRLSLLNRESVRADFEARRVVRTPGLLPDDTTVVVLRRRMGRA from the coding sequence ATGTCCGCGCTGCCCTTCGACATCGCCGCCGCCTCGGTGCAGGGCCGGGAGCACGCTCGGGCGGGGCGCAACAACCAGGATGCGCTGTGCCTCCGCGTCAGCGAGCACGGGCTGGTGGCCGTCGTCGCGGACGGGTGTGGCAGCCAGCCCTGCAGTGAGCTGGGCGCACAGCTCGGCGTGCGCAGGTTGGTGCAGGCGGCGCAGCAGCGGCTCGCGGAGGGCGAGCGCGTGGACGAGGGCAACTTCCTCCCAGGCCTGCGTGAGGACGTGCTGTGCCTGCTGGGCGAGCTTCGGGGGGAGCTGGGCCGGGACGCGGTGGGGGACTTCCTCTTCACGCTGGTGGGCGCGGTGGTGACGCCCTCGAAGACGCTCATCTTCTCCGCGGGGGACGGAGTGTGGGCGCTCAACGGTGAGGTGCACCCGCTCGGGCCCTTCCCGGGGAATGCGCCGCCGTACCTGGCCTACGCGATTCTGGGCGGAGCCGACGTGCCGTTGACGGCGCAGGCGCTGGTGCCCACGGAGGACGTGCATGCGTTGATGCTCGGGACGGATGGGGTGGCGGACCTGGCGCGGCTCGCCTCGGCGCGAGTCCCGGAGAAGGACGAGCCGGTGGGCCCGCTGTCGCAGCTCTGGACGGACGACCGCTACTTCACCAACCCCGATGCGCTGCGGCGCCGCCTGTCGCTGCTCAACCGCGAGTCCGTGCGCGCCGACTTCGAGGCGCGCCGCGTGGTGCGCACGCCAGGACTGCTGCCAGACGACACGACGGTGGTGGTGCTGCGCCGCCGCATGGGGAGGGCGTGA
- a CDS encoding nicotinamidase, translated as MRTQIKELPLPGFYKADHAAQYGYGPNAGKLQEAAVNWRAANDLSVAATDKFNLHLLLIDVQKDFCFPEGSLYVAGRSGRGAVDDSRRIAEFIYRNLGALTNVTTTLDTHFAYQIFFPSFWVDQDDKPLTAYREVTREQIERGQARPNPAMAKWLCGGNYPWLLKQVKYYCEELERAGKYTLYLWPPHCLLGSDGHALAGVVQEARLFHSFARGMQSWAEVKGGNPLTENYSVMRPEVLSRHDGQPLAQRNTQFLKTLLTADAVVIAGQAASHCVKSSIDDLLGEIVAQDAALARKVYLLTDCMSAVTVPDGKGGFAADFTPQADAALKRFADAGMHLVRSTDPLASWPDLRIA; from the coding sequence ATGAGGACGCAAATCAAGGAGCTGCCGCTGCCGGGGTTCTACAAGGCGGACCACGCGGCGCAGTACGGCTACGGGCCGAACGCCGGGAAGCTGCAGGAGGCCGCGGTCAACTGGCGGGCGGCGAATGACCTCTCCGTGGCGGCGACGGACAAGTTCAACCTGCACCTGCTCCTCATCGACGTGCAGAAGGACTTCTGCTTCCCGGAGGGCTCGCTCTACGTGGCGGGGCGCAGCGGGCGCGGGGCGGTGGACGACAGCCGCCGCATCGCCGAGTTCATCTACCGCAACCTCGGCGCGCTGACGAACGTGACGACGACGCTCGACACCCACTTCGCGTACCAGATTTTCTTCCCGTCCTTCTGGGTGGACCAGGACGACAAGCCGCTGACGGCGTACCGCGAGGTGACTCGCGAGCAGATTGAGCGCGGGCAGGCGCGGCCGAACCCGGCGATGGCGAAGTGGCTGTGCGGAGGCAACTACCCGTGGCTCCTGAAGCAGGTGAAGTACTACTGCGAGGAATTGGAGCGGGCGGGGAAGTACACGCTGTACCTGTGGCCGCCGCACTGCCTGCTGGGCAGCGACGGGCACGCGCTGGCGGGCGTGGTGCAGGAGGCGCGGCTGTTCCACTCCTTCGCGCGCGGCATGCAGTCGTGGGCCGAGGTGAAGGGCGGCAACCCGCTGACGGAGAACTACTCGGTGATGAGGCCGGAGGTGCTGTCGCGGCATGACGGGCAGCCCCTGGCGCAGCGGAACACCCAGTTCCTCAAGACGTTGCTGACGGCGGACGCGGTGGTGATTGCCGGCCAGGCGGCGAGCCACTGCGTGAAGAGCTCCATCGATGACTTGCTGGGGGAGATTGTCGCGCAGGACGCGGCGCTGGCTCGCAAGGTGTACCTGCTCACGGACTGCATGTCGGCGGTGACGGTGCCGGACGGGAAGGGCGGCTTCGCGGCGGACTTCACGCCGCAGGCGGATGCGGCGCTGAAGCGCTTCGCGGACGCGGGCATGCACCTGGTGAGGTCCACGGACCCGCTGGCGAGCTGGCCGGACCTGCGCATCGCCTGA
- a CDS encoding nucleotidyltransferase family protein, whose translation MDDYLKVLLLVGARLEQAGIPYMLSGSTAMNFYARPRMTRDVDIVVELGNADVERVVTLFQEDFSVDEQEIREALARPSLFNLIHYDTVVKVDCIIRKKTAYRQEEFKRRRTTEVKGQRIWLVSAEDLILSKLHWARDSLSEMQLGDVRNILDAVPDLDWAYMEYWARDLGVEPLLEKVKR comes from the coding sequence GTGGACGACTACCTCAAGGTGTTGCTGCTGGTGGGTGCCCGGCTTGAGCAGGCGGGCATCCCGTACATGTTGAGCGGCTCCACGGCGATGAACTTCTACGCGCGGCCCCGCATGACCCGGGATGTCGACATCGTCGTTGAGTTGGGGAATGCGGATGTGGAGCGGGTGGTGACGCTCTTCCAGGAAGACTTTTCGGTCGATGAGCAGGAGATTCGTGAGGCGCTTGCTCGCCCGTCCCTCTTCAACCTCATCCACTACGACACCGTGGTGAAGGTCGACTGCATCATCCGCAAGAAGACTGCTTACCGGCAGGAAGAGTTCAAGCGACGGCGAACAACGGAGGTCAAGGGCCAACGCATCTGGCTTGTATCCGCAGAGGATCTCATTCTCTCCAAGCTCCACTGGGCACGTGACAGCCTCTCCGAGATGCAGTTGGGCGATGTGCGCAATATCCTGGATGCGGTGCCTGACCTCGACTGGGCGTATATGGAGTATTGGGCCCGGGACCTCGGAGTCGAGCCTCTGCTGGAAAAGGTGAAGCGATGA
- a CDS encoding MopE-related protein gives MPQTVASGAYHSLFLRKDGEVWAWGQNVAGQLGTGSTSSTPLPQPSPVSGLPAIKAIAAGVGHSLALDVSGNVWAWGQNASGQAGIGTAGGTVLVPTKVAALSGIQAIAANGNYSLALGTDGRLWAWGQNASGQVGTGATSASVPNPTVVAGLPTIRSMAAGVNHALALDAAGKAWGWGMNTFGQVGTGSTSTTVLSPVQVVGLPQAKAIAAGVGHSLIIDEQFGNVWAWGQNTFGQVGTGSTSSTPVLSPTPVGSVFAATAITAGHNSSLVIMGNGLVKAWGHNAFGQLGNGSTVNSASPVNVTGLADAKAIAAGAQHALALRPGCPVWAWGNNGQGQLGLGSTSSTPVTAAASTLLINTFYFDGDMDGFGDEYISELACDPSPGFVEEFDCDDYMPTTYPGAPEQCNGIDDSCDGVVDDGNPSGGENCATGQQGICAAGTTACADGSVVCQQNEAASAEECDSLDNDCDGEVDDGNPGGLETCSTGQQGVCGEGVTYCTHGAIECVQKEPSSAEVCDSKDNDCNGQPDDGLTFQTWYRDQDGDNYGLTAQAVQECMQPAGHALNPGDCNDAQASLHPGAPESCDGVDNDCDSQVDEGLPTQAWYRDADGDGFGSASQSVQNCLQPAGYVSVASDCNDTSAAIKPGAAEVCDAVDNDCDMQVDEGLMNAWFRDADGDGFGSGQSTQACAQPAGFVASGTDCNDADVAIKPGATEVCDSVDNNCSGAVDEGLATLTWYRDADGDTYGTSTNTLQKCSQPAGYVSNASDCNDSSAGIKPGVAEVCDGADNNCNGTTDEGVGSMYYRDADGDGYGNVGLPAHACSQPGGYASNSTDCNDANANIRPGGTEVCDNADNNCNGTTDEGVGSTYYRDADGDGYGNASQPAVACSQPGGYVSNASDCNDSSSSIRPGGSESCDGVDNNCNGLTDEGVKSTFYRDADSDGYGSAGQSTQACSQPSGYVSNTTDCNDANASVRPGVTEVCDGIDNNCAGGVDEGVQSTFYRDADGDGDGNANSPVSACGQPSGYVTNASDCNDSSAAVRPGASEVCDSVDNNCNGAVDDGVGSNWYRDADGDGYGRGTPIQACSKPSGYVATNTDCNDGSKRAYPGYTEVCNDGINNDCDAATDEPNCECLSYYPLSSESSPSSSFMTSSSSLYEEPIPPPCFEVPEDW, from the coding sequence GTGCCGCAGACGGTCGCCTCGGGGGCCTATCACTCGCTGTTCCTGAGGAAGGATGGAGAGGTCTGGGCCTGGGGCCAGAACGTGGCCGGGCAGCTGGGCACGGGCAGCACCAGCAGCACGCCCCTGCCGCAGCCGTCTCCGGTGAGCGGGCTCCCCGCCATCAAGGCGATTGCCGCGGGTGTCGGCCACTCGCTGGCGCTGGATGTCAGCGGCAACGTGTGGGCGTGGGGGCAGAATGCCTCCGGACAGGCGGGTATCGGTACTGCCGGTGGCACGGTGCTGGTTCCGACGAAGGTGGCGGCACTGTCCGGCATCCAGGCCATCGCGGCCAACGGGAACTACTCGCTCGCGCTCGGCACGGATGGCCGGCTGTGGGCCTGGGGACAGAACGCCTCCGGGCAGGTGGGCACGGGCGCGACCAGCGCCTCGGTGCCCAATCCCACGGTGGTGGCGGGCCTGCCCACGATTCGCTCCATGGCCGCCGGTGTGAATCACGCGCTGGCGCTGGACGCGGCTGGGAAGGCGTGGGGCTGGGGCATGAATACCTTCGGCCAGGTGGGTACCGGGAGCACCAGCACCACGGTGCTGTCGCCGGTGCAGGTGGTGGGGCTGCCGCAGGCCAAGGCCATTGCGGCGGGTGTGGGTCACTCGCTCATCATCGATGAGCAGTTCGGCAACGTGTGGGCCTGGGGTCAGAACACCTTCGGGCAGGTGGGCACGGGCAGCACCAGCAGCACGCCCGTGCTGTCCCCCACTCCCGTGGGCAGCGTGTTCGCGGCCACGGCCATCACGGCGGGACACAACAGCTCGCTGGTCATCATGGGCAACGGCCTGGTGAAGGCCTGGGGGCACAACGCCTTCGGCCAGCTCGGCAATGGGTCCACGGTGAACAGCGCCTCGCCCGTGAATGTGACGGGGCTCGCGGATGCGAAGGCCATCGCGGCGGGCGCCCAGCACGCACTGGCGCTGCGCCCTGGCTGTCCCGTATGGGCCTGGGGCAACAACGGCCAGGGACAGCTCGGTCTGGGCAGCACCTCCAGCACGCCTGTGACGGCTGCGGCATCCACCCTGCTCATCAACACGTTCTACTTCGACGGCGACATGGACGGCTTTGGAGACGAGTACATCTCCGAGCTGGCCTGCGACCCGTCTCCCGGTTTCGTGGAGGAGTTCGACTGCGACGACTACATGCCGACGACGTATCCAGGTGCACCGGAGCAGTGCAACGGCATAGACGACAGTTGCGACGGAGTCGTGGACGACGGCAACCCGAGCGGTGGTGAGAACTGCGCGACGGGGCAGCAGGGCATCTGCGCCGCGGGCACCACGGCTTGTGCTGACGGCAGCGTGGTCTGCCAGCAGAACGAGGCCGCGTCCGCAGAGGAGTGCGACAGCCTCGACAATGACTGTGACGGAGAGGTGGACGACGGCAACCCGGGCGGCCTGGAGACGTGCTCCACCGGGCAGCAGGGCGTGTGCGGCGAGGGCGTGACGTACTGCACCCACGGCGCCATCGAGTGCGTGCAGAAGGAGCCGTCCTCGGCGGAGGTGTGCGACAGCAAGGACAACGATTGCAACGGGCAGCCGGATGACGGCTTGACGTTCCAGACGTGGTACCGCGACCAGGACGGCGACAACTACGGCCTGACGGCCCAGGCGGTGCAGGAGTGTATGCAGCCTGCAGGGCACGCTCTGAATCCCGGGGACTGCAATGACGCCCAGGCAAGCCTCCACCCGGGGGCCCCGGAGTCCTGCGACGGCGTGGACAACGACTGCGATTCCCAGGTGGACGAGGGCCTGCCCACCCAGGCGTGGTATCGCGACGCGGACGGCGACGGCTTCGGCAGCGCGAGCCAGTCCGTCCAGAACTGCCTGCAGCCCGCGGGCTACGTCTCGGTGGCGAGCGACTGCAATGACACCAGCGCGGCCATCAAGCCTGGCGCGGCGGAGGTCTGCGACGCCGTGGACAACGACTGTGACATGCAGGTGGACGAAGGGCTGATGAACGCGTGGTTCCGCGACGCGGACGGGGATGGCTTCGGCAGCGGACAGTCGACCCAGGCCTGCGCGCAGCCTGCGGGCTTCGTCGCGAGCGGCACCGACTGCAATGACGCCGACGTGGCCATCAAGCCTGGAGCGACGGAGGTGTGCGACTCGGTGGACAACAACTGCAGCGGCGCGGTGGACGAGGGCCTCGCGACCCTGACCTGGTACCGCGACGCGGACGGGGACACCTACGGCACCTCGACCAACACCCTGCAGAAGTGCAGCCAACCCGCTGGCTACGTATCGAATGCCAGCGACTGCAATGACTCCAGCGCGGGCATCAAGCCCGGTGTGGCGGAGGTCTGCGACGGGGCCGACAACAACTGCAATGGCACGACGGATGAGGGCGTGGGCTCTATGTACTACCGCGATGCGGACGGCGACGGTTACGGCAACGTGGGTCTACCGGCCCACGCGTGCTCACAGCCCGGCGGCTATGCGTCGAACAGCACGGACTGCAACGACGCGAACGCGAACATCCGGCCCGGAGGGACAGAGGTCTGCGACAACGCCGACAACAACTGCAATGGCACGACGGATGAGGGCGTGGGCTCCACGTACTACCGCGATGCGGACGGCGACGGCTATGGCAACGCGAGCCAACCGGCGGTTGCGTGTTCGCAGCCCGGTGGCTACGTGTCGAACGCCAGCGACTGCAACGACTCCAGCTCGAGCATCCGACCCGGCGGATCGGAGAGCTGCGATGGGGTGGACAACAACTGTAACGGCTTGACGGATGAGGGCGTCAAGTCGACCTTCTACCGTGACGCGGACAGTGACGGTTACGGCAGCGCAGGTCAGTCGACGCAGGCGTGCTCACAGCCGAGCGGCTACGTGTCGAACACCACGGATTGCAATGATGCCAATGCGAGCGTCAGGCCGGGAGTCACGGAGGTGTGCGACGGCATCGACAACAACTGCGCTGGAGGAGTCGACGAAGGCGTGCAGTCGACCTTCTACCGTGACGCGGACGGGGACGGGGACGGCAACGCGAACTCGCCGGTCTCTGCCTGCGGCCAGCCCAGCGGCTATGTGACCAACGCGAGCGACTGCAACGACTCCAGCGCGGCCGTCCGGCCTGGAGCTTCAGAAGTCTGCGATTCCGTGGACAACAATTGCAATGGGGCAGTGGACGACGGTGTCGGCTCGAATTGGTATCGCGATGCGGATGGCGATGGATACGGCAGAGGCACCCCAATCCAAGCCTGCTCGAAACCCTCCGGATACGTTGCCACGAACACCGACTGCAACGACGGGAGCAAGAGGGCCTACCCTGGGTACACTGAGGTCTGCAACGACGGCATCAACAATGATTGTGATGCAGCTACAGATGAACCCAATTGTGAATGCCTCAGCTACTACCCGCTGAGCTCTGAATCGAGCCCTTCTTCAAGCTTCATGACTTCGTCTTCGAGCTTGTACGAGGAGCCTATTCCGCCGCCCTGCTTCGAGGTTCCCGAAGATTGGTGA
- a CDS encoding RNA polymerase sigma factor: MPSRPTRLTPQVGACPPSEARHWPAVSGADLSALYRHHGRALQQRARALLGSTDEAEDVLQEVFLAMLASPGMYRGEASVFTLLYQMVTHKALDRCRARARRRGWLEQLRRGMAEPVAGGGQGSIESVEAARDLGRMARAEAPRVLTAALLHFVDGHTQGEVAQVLGVSRKTVVRMLGQLTVRARGCSTQRH, encoded by the coding sequence ATGCCATCACGACCCACGCGGCTCACGCCGCAGGTAGGGGCATGTCCTCCGTCCGAGGCTCGGCATTGGCCGGCTGTCTCGGGCGCGGACCTCAGTGCGCTCTATCGCCATCACGGGCGTGCGCTCCAGCAGCGGGCAAGGGCCCTGCTCGGAAGCACGGACGAGGCCGAGGACGTACTGCAGGAGGTCTTCCTGGCCATGCTGGCCAGCCCAGGGATGTACCGTGGCGAGGCCTCCGTCTTCACGCTGCTGTACCAGATGGTCACCCACAAGGCCCTGGACCGGTGCCGCGCGCGGGCGCGCAGGCGGGGCTGGCTCGAACAATTGCGCAGGGGAATGGCCGAGCCTGTGGCGGGCGGAGGGCAGGGAAGCATCGAGAGCGTCGAGGCGGCCCGGGACCTGGGGCGGATGGCACGCGCGGAAGCCCCTCGGGTGCTCACCGCGGCCCTGCTGCACTTCGTGGACGGCCACACGCAGGGCGAAGTCGCCCAGGTGCTGGGCGTGTCGCGGAAGACGGTGGTGCGCATGCTCGGGCAGCTCACGGTGAGGGCGCGCGGCTGCTCCACGCAGCGTCATTGA
- a CDS encoding dihydrofolate reductase family protein — MSIPAILIEAHWPTSTEPYAAPMNEIPKVVFSKTLKEATWTDSRVASGDLADEVARLKREPGKNLLVHGGARLVQSLVKHGLIDEYRLLIHPVVLGSGLRLFPEREQPLNLRLVNSTRFDKGAVANVYRPE, encoded by the coding sequence GTGTCGATCCCAGCCATCCTCATTGAAGCCCACTGGCCCACGTCGACCGAGCCGTATGCAGCGCCGATGAACGAGATTCCCAAGGTCGTGTTCTCGAAGACGCTGAAGGAAGCGACCTGGACGGATTCGAGGGTGGCCAGCGGAGACCTCGCGGACGAGGTGGCCCGCCTGAAGCGGGAGCCAGGCAAGAACCTCCTGGTCCACGGAGGCGCGCGGCTCGTGCAGTCCCTCGTGAAGCACGGGCTCATCGACGAGTACCGACTCCTCATCCACCCCGTAGTGCTTGGTAGCGGGCTCCGCCTGTTCCCGGAGCGCGAGCAGCCGCTGAACCTGCGACTGGTGAACTCAACCCGGTTCGACAAGGGAGCTGTCGCGAACGTCTACCGGCCCGAGTGA
- a CDS encoding CARDB domain-containing protein: MHARRWWALTLAGTLMGCVIEPPGDEMDWDVDRPPTSEWPDTTTGTLDFRLESLTGPTDLGAGSRRVQARVCNTGTDYGITEVAFFLSADGVINGKDWRLSQSPSAVLLPGECKDVSAWVTAPPMPEGSYQLAAQVDADDEVLETSESNNLRLGAFVIVDRTAPTTPVPSWGEEGSTQGRGLTVEAESGATVHVYNGPDCNGSVVSTTEVGSSYHCDVPISGPSSAPGGTYSVRAYDTAGNPSQCSPTLEYPYGGGTGDTLMAPVLLGTRPGSPGLSQQPIFDGRARPRVTVEIFKQANCEGPVDTVLTTDAVGAFSYQTSVAKDAKVTVSAQAKDSSGYGQTTSGCSNSVEYQNDNTPPPPPVVTDTKWQYTSTGRQLTVTGTAEPRATVGIFIDVACMGIPVRTVQADAEGRFSATMPFGAGSSHRVFVAARDALANESTCTEGPAYEIRCPAGTADCDGNSTNGCEVNLTTDEDHCGACGTTCQDGPYAQGVCTAATCGNTCQPGYYDCDGNTANGCESTYACQATTCTIDRPSELMVTALSVVEDPVRTAPGGAWHIGTLLREMAGGQDPSPLARAWLKTWLTKQVVNGLNLPARQEMQTRVLGPWEARSGGAGKPLDFSKAPFRLLAIVNRMDLRQPGAHAGEGRFVFGVVDANGAPLEFTVILEYALPGGTPEAIQKWATDWHELGKLKVGNTGYNAKLQALTDRFAKAGVMTGRQAGSALNQIRTNEIELAEPWEMREFVLTAQGLMPETVKLTPAMHFENTATLASFIQQNQADIIAERHTVPNSLGGVPFLGAMAATPLDFFWRAPGVSTEARHKFSINTCSGCHAGETQTEFVHVAPRAAGRVAVLSPYLKGTTVTDPVTRSTRVFDDLGRRAADLKALVCPSATQLKSGELAPSNLPPARVH, encoded by the coding sequence ATGCACGCAAGGCGCTGGTGGGCACTCACGCTCGCGGGAACCCTCATGGGCTGTGTCATCGAGCCTCCCGGCGATGAAATGGACTGGGATGTCGACCGGCCCCCCACCTCGGAGTGGCCCGACACCACCACCGGCACGCTCGACTTCCGGCTCGAATCGCTGACGGGCCCGACGGACCTGGGCGCGGGCTCGCGGAGGGTGCAGGCGCGCGTCTGCAACACGGGCACGGACTACGGGATAACGGAGGTGGCCTTCTTCCTGTCCGCGGACGGCGTCATCAACGGAAAGGACTGGAGGCTCTCGCAGAGCCCCAGCGCCGTGCTGCTGCCGGGAGAGTGCAAGGACGTGAGCGCCTGGGTCACCGCGCCGCCCATGCCCGAGGGCAGCTACCAACTGGCCGCCCAGGTGGACGCGGACGACGAGGTCCTCGAGACGAGCGAGAGCAACAACCTCCGCCTGGGTGCGTTCGTCATCGTGGACCGCACCGCGCCGACGACACCGGTGCCCTCGTGGGGCGAGGAGGGCTCGACGCAGGGCCGGGGCCTCACCGTCGAAGCGGAGTCCGGCGCCACGGTGCACGTCTACAACGGCCCGGACTGCAACGGCAGCGTGGTGTCGACCACGGAGGTGGGGTCGAGCTACCACTGCGACGTGCCCATCAGCGGGCCGTCGAGCGCCCCGGGTGGCACGTACTCCGTGCGCGCGTATGACACGGCCGGCAATCCCTCTCAGTGCAGCCCGACGCTGGAGTACCCGTACGGTGGCGGCACGGGCGACACGCTGATGGCGCCGGTGTTGCTGGGCACGCGGCCCGGCTCGCCGGGGCTCAGCCAGCAGCCCATCTTCGACGGGCGCGCCAGGCCGCGCGTCACCGTGGAAATCTTCAAGCAGGCGAACTGCGAGGGTCCGGTGGACACGGTGCTGACGACGGACGCCGTGGGCGCCTTCTCCTACCAGACGAGCGTGGCGAAGGACGCGAAGGTGACGGTGTCCGCCCAGGCGAAGGACTCGAGCGGCTACGGCCAGACGACGTCCGGCTGCTCCAACTCCGTGGAGTACCAGAACGACAACACGCCGCCTCCGCCACCGGTCGTCACGGACACGAAGTGGCAGTACACGAGCACCGGCCGTCAGCTCACGGTGACGGGCACGGCGGAGCCCCGCGCCACGGTGGGCATCTTCATCGACGTCGCGTGCATGGGGATTCCGGTGCGGACGGTGCAGGCGGATGCGGAAGGCCGCTTCAGCGCGACGATGCCGTTCGGCGCGGGCAGCAGCCACCGGGTGTTCGTCGCGGCGAGGGACGCGCTGGCCAACGAGTCCACCTGCACGGAGGGGCCCGCGTACGAGATTCGCTGCCCCGCGGGCACGGCGGACTGTGACGGCAACTCGACCAACGGCTGCGAGGTGAACCTGACGACGGACGAGGACCACTGCGGTGCCTGCGGCACGACGTGCCAGGACGGGCCCTATGCGCAGGGCGTGTGCACGGCGGCGACGTGTGGCAACACCTGCCAGCCGGGCTACTACGACTGCGACGGCAACACGGCCAACGGCTGCGAGTCCACGTATGCGTGCCAGGCGACGACGTGCACCATCGACCGCCCGAGCGAGCTGATGGTGACGGCGCTGTCGGTGGTGGAGGACCCGGTGCGCACGGCGCCCGGAGGCGCCTGGCACATCGGCACGCTGCTGCGGGAGATGGCGGGCGGCCAGGACCCCTCGCCGCTGGCGCGGGCGTGGCTGAAGACGTGGCTGACGAAGCAGGTGGTCAACGGGCTGAACCTGCCGGCGCGCCAGGAGATGCAGACGCGGGTGCTGGGGCCGTGGGAGGCGCGCAGCGGTGGAGCGGGCAAGCCGCTGGACTTCAGCAAGGCGCCGTTCCGGCTGCTGGCCATCGTCAACCGCATGGACCTGCGCCAGCCGGGCGCCCACGCGGGAGAGGGCCGCTTCGTCTTCGGCGTGGTGGATGCGAACGGAGCGCCGCTCGAGTTCACGGTCATCCTGGAGTACGCGCTGCCGGGCGGCACGCCGGAAGCCATCCAGAAATGGGCGACGGACTGGCACGAGCTGGGCAAGCTGAAGGTGGGGAACACGGGCTACAACGCGAAGCTCCAGGCGCTGACGGACCGGTTCGCGAAGGCGGGAGTGATGACGGGCCGGCAGGCGGGCAGCGCGCTGAACCAGATTCGGACGAATGAAATCGAGCTGGCGGAGCCGTGGGAGATGCGTGAGTTCGTGCTCACGGCCCAGGGGCTGATGCCCGAGACGGTGAAGTTGACGCCCGCGATGCACTTCGAGAACACGGCCACGCTGGCGAGCTTCATCCAGCAGAACCAGGCGGACATCATCGCGGAGCGGCACACGGTGCCGAACAGCCTGGGCGGGGTGCCCTTCCTGGGAGCGATGGCGGCGACGCCGCTGGACTTCTTCTGGCGTGCACCGGGCGTGTCGACGGAGGCACGGCACAAGTTCTCCATCAACACGTGCAGCGGGTGCCACGCGGGGGAGACGCAGACAGAGTTCGTCCACGTGGCGCCGCGAGCGGCGGGCCGGGTGGCGGTGCTGTCGCCCTACCTGAAGGGGACGACGGTGACAGACCCGGTGACGCGGTCGACGCGAGTGTTCGACGACCTGGGCCGCCGCGCGGCGGACCTGAAGGCCCTGGTCTGCCCCTCGGCCACGCAGCTCAAGTCGGGTGAGCTGGCGCCGTCCAACCTGCCGCCTGCCCGCGTGCACTGA